DNA from Malus sylvestris chromosome 11, drMalSylv7.2, whole genome shotgun sequence:
CATCTCGGGGATGTCGACCGAGAAGCCGCTGACCTCTTCGAAGATATGGAGGACCGAGTTCAATGACTGCAGTCGATCAGTGAGCTCCATTGCTTGAGCTCTCAGCACGTTGTTCGCAGACTCTATCTCATTGTGGCTGCGCTCCCTGGCATCGAGTGTCTGCCGAACCTGATTGTTCGACATCTCCAGTCTGGTGATCTCAGTCGTCAGATCATCCAtctgcttctgcttcttcaTCCGCGATCGCCTCGCGGATTCGCGGTTGGACAgcatcctcttcctcttcttctcgtCCACCGTCGCGAACCCGTCGGATCCTGAGCTTGATTGGCGCTGAAGCGAAGACATTGTATCCTTTCTTCGGGTAATTTATCCCAAGAATTGATTGCAAAAATTAGGAAACGATGTTTGTTACCGAAATTAGATTATGGTTCGAAAGAATTGGGGAACAATAAAATTGGGTTTGGGAATTGGAATCGGAGGCAACGAATTGATGCGATTAATTCATGAGAAATCGTAGAACCAGTAGAGGAAGACGACGGAGAACGAGTGGAGCAGACGGATACGAAACATGAGTGTTATAGAAAGACTAGACTCATTGGTTTAAATTTCTACGAACCCAGAACTTCCAGGCCCCAAATCAGATCCGATCGAATTGGATTCCAAGAAACCCTAAAAACCTCAACAAAGAAAGCCACAAATTTGGACCTCAGATCTAGAAACCGATCAGAAATTCTGGATCGGGAGGAAAATAGATGGGGCGGAGAGAAGCAAGCGGAAATgaaaatctagagagagaaagaacgaaatctagagagagagaagaaaatctagagagagaaagaaagaaatctagagagagagaagatggGAAGGAGGACTTATCTGAAACGCAAAGGCGCGGCGGGGAAAGATTGGCGAAATGAgagggaaggagaaagaaggttGAGCAAGGCTTGGGAACGGGGGTTTTATAGATGAAGATGGTAGGGTTGGTGTGTGtggaaaattataaaataatcacCGTTTAATTATAATTACGAGTGCTAAATGCTAATTTGGTGAGTCATGGCTGGCGTGAATGGCGATGAcagctattttttatttttttgaccaAAATGGAAAATTCTTCTATGGATGGTTTCTCTTATTCCAAATAAAGAGAAATGCCTTATCCACCAGGTTGTATATTATCCAGGAAAGTGTTATCGTTTCACATTGGAAGAGAGGTGTACTCAATTGggtttttgagaaattttaatttttatgcaaaaattaaaatatatttaatcaGAATTTTAAGTTATTCTCATAAAATTTGAGTGTTTCAACTATAAATTTAAAGGAGTTCATAACATTTTAGATGTATCAGTTAGAAtttggttttaaattttttttaaaagttaggGAATTAGAGGAAATTTAAGAGATTTCATAGTGTATTTTtttagacatcgaaatttcggtaaataaatgttgaccgataaatcaaagtgtcaacgctcatgtattacataaattttacacatagcgtgcgactcaacgaaaattgaaacgagttggaaaagtcatcaaataggacacgtgtcaacacctggcagaaacgacttatttcatctgggatattatattcaaaattaggccttggaaaatgctataaatacaagcccatttcattcatttaaggggACGAATTCATATTagaccttgaagctctgaagctctgaaactccgaagctctcaagcatccaggttcccgaagaatcaagaaagccttcttcattcttcgttcatcgttctttcaagatcaagccccgacgacccttgaagaaagcatcatcgttcatcatccgttcatccaagatcaagccccaacggccctttggatcaacaacgtcgacaaatccacacacatccaaccgttcttcaagattaagcccaaaagcccttgaagatctgttcatcactgttcttcaagatcaagcccaaaaccccttgaagatccgttcatcactgttcttcaagatcaagccccaacggctccttgaagatccgctcaaatccaccttcaaagatcaagcccacggccctttgaagaaacttccaacagttcatccaagatcaagcatcaacggcccttggatcaacgaaacatccacaaatacacacctcacggagatcgaatcagaagATCAAGTTatagagagattgtaacccaaaatcatcaaaaatacaaatatttgtttgtgcatgttgttcttgtctctttcgtttcaggaattttccgtgttcacaaattgg
Protein-coding regions in this window:
- the LOC126589675 gene encoding bZIP transcription factor 53-like, producing MSSLQRQSSSGSDGFATVDEKKRKRMLSNRESARRSRMKKQKQMDDLTTEITRLEMSNNQVRQTLDARERSHNEIESANNVLRAQAMELTDRLQSLNSVLHIFEEVSGFSVDIPEMHDPLLKPWQIPCPQPIPASSDMFFI